In Mesoaciditoga lauensis cd-1655R = DSM 25116, the genomic window ATAGCACTTTTAGCTACTCCCACATAGTAAGATTGATATCCCCAATCAGTCATAAAAGCTATCATCTTTTTCCCTCCTGTTTTGCTTTCATTGCCAATGTGCATCAAGAATTTCCATTATTATAGAGCAAAGCATGAAAATCAAAAATCAAGAGATCTGATTCGAATTAAACCTCTACGATGTCCCCGGCTCTGGCAATTATGCACCTATCTTCCAAATTCTCTTTGAAAAACTTTATGGCTTTTTCACCGGTACAATGCATGGGAATGACTTTTACATCGTGCTGCTTGAAAACTTTGAGCACCTCTTCAATCCTCTCCATTGAAGAATCTTTTAAATGAAATCCTCCCATAATCACACGAACATCGAAGATCTCAGAAGCCCTTTCTAAGATGTTGTCGACACCTCTGTGAGCACAGCCCGTTATGAGGAAGCCGTCCTTATATAGATTTATCTCATCTTCGAATAGATCGTGTCTCCCCTCTACTAAAAAATTTGGATCTATGTTCTTTTCAACTGTGGGAACGTTGTTTATGATGTTAAAGCCGTCAACTTTCATATCTCCTTCAACAAGATGAACACGGGCTTTTCTTTCAACTTCTTTCCAATCGTAGGGAACGCCAGCGAAGCGTTTTCCACTGTATTTGGGGATCAAGGCTTTTTCATGAACGTAAAGATCGACATTTGACATTTCTTTTAGCAAATAAACAAGTCCGCCTATGTGATCGTAATGCCCATGACTTATGAATATTCTCTTTACTTTCGAAAGATCTACCCCTAACTTATGGGCGTTCTTCAACGCAACATCACTTGTTCCCGTGTCAAAGAGTGTGTAATCGTTTATCAGCAAAGACAAACCATGTTCGAAAAAGAACCCTTCTCTTGCAACATCGTTGCATAGCACGGTGATTTTCATATTACTCGCCTCCTACAAATTATTCTACCACTTCTATGTTGCGCGTAAAGGCGCAAGCTTGAACAGCACGAATATCACTCATTCTTAACTCTTCGCTTTTCACTTTTCACTATTTATGACTCATTACAAACCATTTTTTAAAAACTTCACATACGAAGCCCACAATGTGAGATTTTTAATGTATAATCTATATAATAGTGAATGTGCAAAAAAGGAGGAATAAAAATGGATAAGCAAGAATTCGTAAGCAAACTGGTCGTAAAAAACGACACAAAAATACTCATGTTGATAATGGATGGTCTTGGAGGAGCACCAGAACTTGGTGGAATGACAGAACTTGAAGCTGCTAACACTCCAAATATGGACGCTTTGGCAAAAGCATCTGATTTAGGACAAAGTGTGCCGGTTATTCCTGGCATTACTCCTGGAAGTGGGCCGGGGCATCTTGGATTGTTTGGTTACGATTCAATTCAATATCAAATAGGCCGGGGTATTCTTGAAGCTCTTGGAATAGGCCTTGAAGTCTCCGAAAAAGACGTTGTCGCAAGGGGAAATTTTGCCACGTTCAAAGATGGCATAGTAGTCGACAGGAGAGCTGGAAGACCGGCTACTGAAGAAAACGTAAAGGTTTGTGAAAAGATAAACGCCACGATCAAAGAAATAAACGGGGTGAAGGTACAAGTTTTTCCCGGAAAAGAACACAGATTTGTTTTGAAACTCACGGGAGATGGACTTGACGACAAGTTGACGGATGCGGATCCACAAAGAGCGGGAGAACCCGTGATGTATGCTGAAGCGCTCGACGAAAATTCCAAAAAAACTGCGGAAGTTGTCAATGAATTCATAAAACGCGTTGCGGAGCTTTTAAGAGATGAAGAGAAGATATCGGGTTGTCTCTTAAGAGGATTTTCAAAATATCCCTCTCTTCCTCAATTCCCAGAAGTGTATAAGTTGAGAAGCGCTGCAATAGCAACTTATCCGATGTACAAAGGGCTCGCAAAATTGGTTGGAATGGACGTTTTGGATGTCCCTTCAAAAGAAGAAGAGATGGACATGATAAAAGCCGAAATAAAGGTGCTAAAAGACAATTACGATAAATACGACTTTTTCTACTTCCATGTAAAACATACGGATTCTTTTGGTGAAGATGCGAACTTTGAAGCAAAGGTTAACGTCATAGAAGTAGTAGATCAGGTGCTTCCAGAGATCCTCGCAATGAAGTTTGACGCCGTTGCCATAACAGGTGATCACTCCACACCGGCTCTGGTTGGAGGACACAGCTGGCATCCAGTGCCAC contains:
- a CDS encoding 2,3-bisphosphoglycerate-independent phosphoglycerate mutase → MDKQEFVSKLVVKNDTKILMLIMDGLGGAPELGGMTELEAANTPNMDALAKASDLGQSVPVIPGITPGSGPGHLGLFGYDSIQYQIGRGILEALGIGLEVSEKDVVARGNFATFKDGIVVDRRAGRPATEENVKVCEKINATIKEINGVKVQVFPGKEHRFVLKLTGDGLDDKLTDADPQRAGEPVMYAEALDENSKKTAEVVNEFIKRVAELLRDEEKISGCLLRGFSKYPSLPQFPEVYKLRSAAIATYPMYKGLAKLVGMDVLDVPSKEEEMDMIKAEIKVLKDNYDKYDFFYFHVKHTDSFGEDANFEAKVNVIEVVDQVLPEILAMKFDAVAITGDHSTPALVGGHSWHPVPLLVHSKYSRYGLSSSFNEKECARGSLGTIEARDLMTLLLANSMRLEKYGA
- a CDS encoding MBL fold metallo-hydrolase is translated as MKITVLCNDVAREGFFFEHGLSLLINDYTLFDTGTSDVALKNAHKLGVDLSKVKRIFISHGHYDHIGGLVYLLKEMSNVDLYVHEKALIPKYSGKRFAGVPYDWKEVERKARVHLVEGDMKVDGFNIINNVPTVEKNIDPNFLVEGRHDLFEDEINLYKDGFLITGCAHRGVDNILERASEIFDVRVIMGGFHLKDSSMERIEEVLKVFKQHDVKVIPMHCTGEKAIKFFKENLEDRCIIARAGDIVEV